One Watersipora subatra chromosome 4, tzWatSuba1.1, whole genome shotgun sequence genomic window carries:
- the LOC137395033 gene encoding poly(A) RNA polymerase, mitochondrial-like isoform X1 gives MMGQYSVKQKMLQCALPYLTQSLKLVEQAERSVLILRVNNCSRIVENLCKQYGEVKHTEIISSAQRHSQQMALVEFAEEEHVQDMIRDCVSSGERWCFESRLSRIMSFQRPRHVDSRQTSTSDRQSTKKKLNAHLRGGTMQLGDCIRAVKETTELSDTALRCHYLQCKLIDDLMSYHMPEVITLPHGSVLSGLATVHSDLDMVLHPFGLANYNMHRKVNKPTGKFQASFSSASLGAKADSFDVDMINYVAFALRYFGKTFCRTVVPLPQAKHPIVRFVSALGFGNCDLTAHLYKPNEGILSSCMLQMICDSFPDFQSLSHCLRFWARERALTSSQPGKFLINFTLTHLLIYYLQEMKLLPSIQDLTTPDVKVDSLSTDPDALGELYKDFFLFYSKFDYDQVIDITTGQLLSRTELTFPLEFQDAPMAILNTLDPTRNIALRMGEEYLQKFVKYSTDTYHSLSGGKSQLASFKTSHRI, from the exons GGCAGTACTCGGTAAAGCAGAAGATGCTGCAGTGTGCCCTTCCTTACTTAACACAAAGTCTGAAGCTCGTGGAACAAGCTGAAAGGTCAGTGCTGATCCTAAGAGTGAACAACTGCTCTAGAATTGTGGAGAACCTGTGCAAGCAGTATGGAGAAGTGAAGCATACAGAAATTATCTCCTCGGCCCAAAGGCATTCTCAGCAAATG GCATTGGTAGAGTTTGCAGAGGAAGAGCATGTGCAAGATATGATTAGAGATTGCGTGTCAAGTGGGGAAAGATGGTGTTTTGAGTCAAGGTTGTCACGTATCATGTCATTCCAACGACCTCGTCACGTCGATTCGCGGCAGACATCTACGAGCGATCGCCAGTCaactaaaaaaaaattgaatgcaCATTTACGAGGAGGCACGATG CAGCTTGGAGACTGCATTCGTGCTGTTAAGGAAACGACAGAGCTTTCCGACACCGCCCTTAGGTGCCACTATTTGCAGTGCAAACTTATCGATGATCTCATGAGCTACCACATGCCAGAAGTTATTACTTTACCACACGGTTCGGTGCTCAGTGGCTTGGCCACCGTGCACAGTGACCTTGACATGGTGCTGCATCCTTTCGGTCTCgcaaactataatatgcatCGCAAG GTTAATAAACCGACTGGAAAGTTTCAGGCATCATTCAGTTCCGCGAGTCTTGGTGCGAAGGCTGACAGCTTTGATGTGGATATGATAAATTATGTTGCCTTTGCTCTTCGATACTTCGGAAAAACTTTTTGTAGGACCGTAGTCCCACTCCCTCAGGCCAAGCACCCAATTGTACGCTTTGTTAGCGCATTGGGTTTTGGAAATTGTGATCTTACTGCCCATCTTTATAA ACCTAATGAAGGAATTCTCTCCTCATGCATGCTCCAGATGATATGCGACAGTTTTCCTGACTTTCAGTCTCTGTCACATTGTCTCCGATTTTGGGCGAGGGAGCGGGCACTGACAAGTTCCCAACCTGGCAAATTTCTCATCAATTTCACACTCACCCACCTTCTTATATATTACCTACAAGAGATGAAGCTTCTCCCTTCCATACAGGATTTGACTACACCAG ATGTCAAGGTCGACTCCTTATCTACAGACCCCGATGCTTTAG GTGAACTCTACAAAGATTTTTTCCTGTTTTACTCGAAATTTGACTATGATCAGGTCATTGATATCACCACTGGCCAACTCTTATCACGGACGGAACTTACATTTCCACTCGAGTTTCAAGATGCACCAATGGCTATACTGAACACCCTGGACCCAACAAGAAACATAGCATTAAGAATGGGTGAAGAGTACCTGCAGAAGTTTGTCAAATACTCTACTGACACTTATCATTCACTCTCCGGTGGCAAAAGCCAGTTAGCATCTTTTAAGACCTCACACAGAATATAA
- the LOC137395033 gene encoding poly(A) RNA polymerase, mitochondrial-like isoform X2 — MMGQYSVKQKMLQCALPYLTQSLKLVEQAERSVLILRVNNCSRIVENLCKQYGEVKHTEIISSAQRHSQQMALVEFAEEEHVQDMIRDCVSSGERWCFESRLSRIMSFQRPRHVDSRQTSTSDRQSTKKKLNAHLRGGTMQLGDCIRAVKETTELSDTALRCHYLQCKLIDDLMSYHMPEVITLPHGSVLSGLATVHSDLDMVLHPFGLANYNMHRKVNKPTGKFQASFSSASLGAKADSFDVDMINYVAFALRYFGKTFCRTVVPLPQAKHPIVRFVSALGFGNCDLTAHLYKPNEGILSSCMLQMICDSFPDFQSLSHCLRFWARERALTSSQPGKFLINFTLTHLLIYYLQEMKLLPSIQDLTTPDVKVDSLSTDPDALGVSFR, encoded by the exons GGCAGTACTCGGTAAAGCAGAAGATGCTGCAGTGTGCCCTTCCTTACTTAACACAAAGTCTGAAGCTCGTGGAACAAGCTGAAAGGTCAGTGCTGATCCTAAGAGTGAACAACTGCTCTAGAATTGTGGAGAACCTGTGCAAGCAGTATGGAGAAGTGAAGCATACAGAAATTATCTCCTCGGCCCAAAGGCATTCTCAGCAAATG GCATTGGTAGAGTTTGCAGAGGAAGAGCATGTGCAAGATATGATTAGAGATTGCGTGTCAAGTGGGGAAAGATGGTGTTTTGAGTCAAGGTTGTCACGTATCATGTCATTCCAACGACCTCGTCACGTCGATTCGCGGCAGACATCTACGAGCGATCGCCAGTCaactaaaaaaaaattgaatgcaCATTTACGAGGAGGCACGATG CAGCTTGGAGACTGCATTCGTGCTGTTAAGGAAACGACAGAGCTTTCCGACACCGCCCTTAGGTGCCACTATTTGCAGTGCAAACTTATCGATGATCTCATGAGCTACCACATGCCAGAAGTTATTACTTTACCACACGGTTCGGTGCTCAGTGGCTTGGCCACCGTGCACAGTGACCTTGACATGGTGCTGCATCCTTTCGGTCTCgcaaactataatatgcatCGCAAG GTTAATAAACCGACTGGAAAGTTTCAGGCATCATTCAGTTCCGCGAGTCTTGGTGCGAAGGCTGACAGCTTTGATGTGGATATGATAAATTATGTTGCCTTTGCTCTTCGATACTTCGGAAAAACTTTTTGTAGGACCGTAGTCCCACTCCCTCAGGCCAAGCACCCAATTGTACGCTTTGTTAGCGCATTGGGTTTTGGAAATTGTGATCTTACTGCCCATCTTTATAA ACCTAATGAAGGAATTCTCTCCTCATGCATGCTCCAGATGATATGCGACAGTTTTCCTGACTTTCAGTCTCTGTCACATTGTCTCCGATTTTGGGCGAGGGAGCGGGCACTGACAAGTTCCCAACCTGGCAAATTTCTCATCAATTTCACACTCACCCACCTTCTTATATATTACCTACAAGAGATGAAGCTTCTCCCTTCCATACAGGATTTGACTACACCAG ATGTCAAGGTCGACTCCTTATCTACAGACCCCGATGCTTTAG GTGTTTCTTTCAGGTGA